A single region of the Pseudomonas solani genome encodes:
- a CDS encoding DUF2946 family protein codes for MKTARHDRSLIAWMLYACVLFNLLACGIHHGQALGLELSGLGGAFCSATGSDGPSVDGDLSGAMAQLSSLGFSCPMGSAVTLGILFFLGLSWLQRRRELPRPPRDRRTRTPPRYCWPSANPRASPCL; via the coding sequence ATGAAAACCGCCCGCCACGACCGCTCGTTGATCGCCTGGATGCTCTACGCCTGCGTCCTGTTCAACCTGCTCGCCTGCGGTATTCACCACGGCCAGGCATTGGGCCTGGAACTCAGCGGGCTCGGTGGCGCCTTCTGCTCGGCCACCGGCAGCGACGGGCCTTCCGTCGACGGTGATCTGTCCGGCGCCATGGCGCAGCTCTCCAGCCTCGGTTTCAGCTGCCCGATGGGCAGCGCCGTCACCCTCGGCATCCTCTTCTTCCTCGGCCTGTCCTGGCTCCAGCGTCGCCGCGAGCTTCCGCGCCCGCCCCGGGACCGCCGTACACGCACGCCCCCCCGTTATTGCTGGCCCTCGGCCAATCCCCGCGCCTCTCCCTGCCTCTGA